The following proteins are encoded in a genomic region of Thiomicrospira sp. R3:
- the secA gene encoding preprotein translocase subunit SecA encodes MFKTLIQKVFGSRNQRILKQYHKRISAINSFEPTFEALTDEQLKAKTDEFKQALAEGKKIDDLLPEAFAVVREASKRVFGMRHYDVQMIGGMALNDGRIAEMRTGEGKTLVATLGAYLNALAGKGVHVITVNDYLAKRDADWMGKLYSFLGLTTGVIVSGQSHQEKQLAYAMDITYGTNNEFGFDYLRDNMAIYKEEKVMRGQAFAIIDEVDSILIDEARTPLIISGPNESKAEIYQKINPMIAHLERGEEDTTEKTTTGDYTVDEKARQTYLTEEGHEKIENMLIEAGLLSEDESLYDATNIGLMIHVNAALRANVLFEANRDYIVENGEVVIIDEHTGRKMQGRRWGEGLHQAVEAKEGVNIQHESQTFASITFQNYFRQYGKLSGMTGTADTEAGEFISTYGLEVVVIPPNKVPARQDLTDLVFLDLQSKFNSIVEDVKQTHATGQPILIGTASIEMSELLSNAFNQAKVAHEVLNAKQHEREAHIIANAGMPGAVTIATNMAGRGTDIVLGGNLETQIEELGENPTAEQVEKVKADWQIRHDKVLALGGLKVIGSERHESRRIDNQLRGRSGRQGDPGVTRFYLSLDDNLMRRFASEKVKNMMRRLGMEEGEAIEHPMVSKSIERAQKQVERLHQDERANLLKFDDIANEQRKVVYQQRNELMESEEVRETIALMREDVVNSVIDNYIMPGSLDEQWRIAELETALHEEFGAQLPIEQWLEQDKSLYEETLREKILQAVIDHYNDKMKVVDEKTLGHFEKEVLLRNIDKLWREHLAEMDYLRRGIHLRGFAQKDPFQEYRRESALLFQGFLGEVKRETVKMLSLVQLHSQQDVAAFEEQQKQEAKQELQAIHPDADKPLVEDRASAPAEDTKVQTFRRDVPKVGRNDPCPCGSGKKYKQCCGRLN; translated from the coding sequence ATGTTTAAAACTCTCATTCAAAAAGTGTTTGGTAGCCGCAACCAGCGCATCCTAAAGCAATATCATAAACGCATCTCGGCCATTAATAGCTTCGAGCCAACCTTTGAAGCCCTCACCGATGAGCAGCTAAAAGCGAAAACCGATGAGTTTAAGCAGGCCTTGGCTGAAGGAAAAAAAATCGATGACCTTTTGCCAGAAGCCTTTGCTGTAGTGCGTGAGGCGAGTAAGCGTGTATTTGGTATGCGTCATTATGATGTGCAGATGATTGGGGGCATGGCGTTAAATGATGGCCGTATTGCGGAAATGCGCACGGGTGAAGGTAAAACCCTTGTTGCGACCTTGGGTGCTTATTTGAATGCACTGGCAGGTAAGGGTGTGCATGTTATTACCGTCAACGATTATCTAGCCAAACGTGATGCCGATTGGATGGGTAAGCTTTATAGTTTTTTAGGTTTAACTACCGGCGTGATTGTCAGTGGTCAGAGCCATCAAGAAAAACAGTTGGCGTATGCAATGGATATTACCTACGGCACCAACAATGAATTTGGTTTTGATTATCTGCGCGACAATATGGCGATTTACAAAGAAGAAAAAGTGATGCGCGGTCAAGCCTTTGCGATTATTGACGAGGTGGACTCGATCTTGATTGATGAGGCACGCACGCCGTTAATTATCTCCGGCCCGAATGAAAGCAAAGCAGAAATCTATCAAAAAATAAATCCGATGATTGCGCACTTAGAGCGGGGCGAAGAAGACACAACCGAAAAAACCACCACCGGTGACTATACGGTGGACGAAAAAGCGCGCCAGACCTATTTGACGGAAGAAGGGCATGAGAAGATTGAAAACATGCTCATTGAAGCGGGCTTGTTAAGTGAGGATGAAAGCCTTTACGATGCAACGAATATTGGTTTGATGATTCACGTTAACGCCGCTTTACGTGCGAATGTGTTGTTTGAGGCAAACCGCGACTATATCGTTGAAAATGGTGAAGTCGTGATTATCGATGAACACACAGGGCGTAAGATGCAAGGCCGTCGTTGGGGTGAAGGTTTGCATCAGGCGGTTGAAGCGAAAGAAGGCGTGAATATTCAGCATGAAAGCCAAACCTTTGCGTCGATCACCTTCCAAAACTATTTCCGCCAGTACGGCAAGCTATCGGGTATGACGGGTACCGCTGACACAGAAGCCGGTGAGTTTATTTCGACCTATGGCTTGGAAGTGGTGGTCATCCCACCCAACAAAGTGCCCGCACGTCAGGATTTAACCGATTTGGTATTTCTGGATTTGCAAAGTAAGTTTAATTCAATCGTTGAAGACGTTAAGCAGACGCACGCAACGGGTCAGCCTATTTTGATTGGTACCGCATCGATTGAGATGTCTGAGTTGCTGTCGAATGCGTTTAACCAAGCTAAGGTTGCTCACGAAGTGCTCAACGCCAAACAGCATGAGCGTGAAGCCCATATTATAGCCAATGCGGGTATGCCAGGCGCGGTCACAATTGCAACCAACATGGCGGGGCGTGGTACGGATATTGTATTGGGCGGTAATCTTGAAACTCAAATCGAAGAATTGGGTGAGAATCCAACTGCTGAGCAAGTTGAAAAGGTGAAAGCCGATTGGCAAATTCGCCATGACAAGGTATTGGCGTTGGGCGGTCTAAAAGTGATCGGTTCTGAGCGCCATGAGTCGCGTCGTATCGACAATCAGTTGCGTGGGCGCTCTGGTCGTCAAGGTGACCCAGGGGTCACGCGTTTTTACCTGTCGTTGGACGACAATTTGATGCGCCGCTTTGCGTCTGAGAAGGTCAAAAACATGATGCGCCGTTTGGGCATGGAAGAAGGCGAAGCGATTGAGCATCCCATGGTCAGTAAGTCGATTGAACGTGCGCAGAAACAGGTGGAGCGTTTACATCAGGATGAACGCGCCAACCTGTTGAAGTTTGATGACATTGCCAATGAGCAGCGTAAAGTGGTGTATCAGCAGCGTAATGAGTTGATGGAAAGCGAAGAAGTGCGTGAAACCATTGCGCTGATGCGTGAAGACGTGGTGAATAGCGTGATTGATAATTATATCATGCCAGGCAGTTTGGACGAGCAATGGCGTATTGCTGAATTGGAAACCGCGCTGCATGAAGAGTTTGGCGCGCAGTTGCCAATTGAGCAATGGCTGGAACAAGACAAGTCCTTGTATGAAGAAACCCTGCGCGAGAAGATTTTGCAGGCGGTGATTGACCATTACAATGACAAAATGAAGGTGGTGGACGAAAAAACCCTCGGGCATTTTGAAAAAGAAGTCTTGTTACGTAATATCGATAAGCTTTGGCGTGAGCATTTGGCGGAGATGGATTATCTGCGTCGTGGTATACATTTGCGCGGCTTTGCGCAGAAAGACCCTTTCCAAGAATACCGTCGTGAGTCAGCGTTATTGTTCCAAGGGTTTTTGGGTGAAGTGAAGCGCGAAACCGTGAAAATGCTATCCTTGGTTCAGTTGCACAGTCAGCAGGATGTAGCGGCATTTGAAGAGCAGCAGAAGCAAGAAGCCAAGCAAGAACTTCAGGCGATCCACCCTGATGCGGATAAGCCTTTGGTTGAGGATAGGGCTAGTGCGCCAGCAGAGGATACGAAGGTGCAAACCTTCCGTCGTGACGTGCCAAAAGTAGGGCGCAATGATCCTTGTCCTTGTGGCTCAGGTAAAAAGTATAAACAGTGTTGTGGTAGGTTAAATTAA
- the lpxC gene encoding UDP-3-O-acyl-N-acetylglucosamine deacetylase, which translates to MKQRTLANPIKAKGVGLHTGHQALMTLRPAPIDTGIVFRRVDLDPVAEFKVSADIVGETMLCTTIQSGGAKIATIEHLMSALAGVGMDNLYIDLDSDEVPIMDGSASHFIFLIQSAGIQYQEAPKKYLRIKRAVRVENELGGWAEFKPYEGFRLNFSIKFNHPAFKQTAESMTLEFSSTSYFKEVSRARTFGFVSDMKMLRERKLALGASLDNAIGLDDAGVMNKEGLRNKDEFVRHKILDAVGDLYMSGYTILGEFTAHKSGHALNNQLLRELFAHPDAYEIVTLDPVLTPPIDFNSSKVLI; encoded by the coding sequence GTGAAACAAAGAACCCTAGCTAATCCGATTAAAGCCAAAGGAGTTGGTTTGCACACAGGTCATCAGGCTTTGATGACCTTACGTCCCGCCCCGATAGATACGGGTATTGTATTTCGTCGGGTGGACTTAGATCCGGTGGCGGAATTCAAGGTATCTGCGGATATTGTGGGTGAGACGATGTTGTGTACCACGATCCAAAGTGGTGGAGCAAAAATTGCGACGATTGAGCATTTGATGTCTGCACTGGCAGGTGTTGGGATGGATAATCTTTATATTGACTTAGATTCGGATGAAGTGCCGATTATGGATGGCAGTGCTTCGCATTTTATTTTTCTAATTCAGTCAGCCGGTATCCAGTATCAAGAGGCACCCAAAAAGTATCTACGGATTAAAAGAGCCGTTCGTGTTGAAAACGAGTTGGGCGGTTGGGCCGAGTTTAAACCCTATGAAGGGTTTCGATTAAACTTTTCCATTAAGTTTAATCATCCAGCATTTAAGCAAACCGCTGAAAGCATGACTCTGGAGTTTTCATCGACCTCTTATTTTAAAGAAGTGAGCCGAGCGCGTACCTTTGGGTTTGTGAGTGATATGAAGATGTTGCGAGAGCGTAAGCTTGCATTGGGTGCGAGCTTGGATAACGCAATAGGCTTGGATGATGCCGGGGTGATGAACAAAGAAGGTTTGCGCAATAAGGATGAGTTCGTTAGGCATAAAATTTTGGATGCTGTGGGTGATTTGTATATGTCGGGTTACACTATTTTGGGCGAGTTTACCGCTCACAAGTCAGGCCATGCGCTTAATAATCAATTGTTGCGTGAATTGTTTGCCCATCCTGACGCCTATGAAATTGTTACATTAGATCCAGTACTCACGCCTCCGATTGACTTTAACAGCAGCAAGGTCCTAATCTGA
- the ftsA gene encoding cell division protein FtsA, which produces MTRKKVTSNSGIVVGLDIGTSKIAAIVGKIKANGDIEVLGMGTYPSRGLKKGVVVNIDSTVESIQRAIDEAERMSGYQAQSVYVGIAGSHIKSFNSNGMVAVRNQEVTEEDIQRVIDAARTQAIPGDQKVLHILPQEYMIDSQDGIREPVGMSGVRLEAKVHIVTGSVSAAQNITKCVQRCGLKVEDIILEQLASSEAVLSEDEKELGVCLVDIGGGTTDIAVFYQGAIRHTSVIAVAGDQVTNDIAVALRTPTQAAEDIKRKYACALPQLIAHDEEIEVPSVGDRPARCLSRRTLVEVVEPRYEELFQLIHAELRRSGFEEMIAAGVVLTGGSALVEGAVELAEEVFNMPVRLGIPHEVSGLKDDVINPAYATTVGLLMYAREHGRFSAESQANQPLTSQVNVLNRMKDWFNKSF; this is translated from the coding sequence ATGACGCGTAAAAAAGTAACATCAAATTCGGGTATTGTTGTTGGATTGGATATAGGTACCTCTAAGATTGCAGCGATTGTTGGCAAGATTAAAGCCAATGGCGACATTGAGGTTTTAGGCATGGGTACCTATCCATCTCGTGGCTTAAAGAAGGGCGTGGTGGTTAATATTGACTCGACAGTTGAGTCCATTCAGCGCGCGATTGACGAAGCGGAACGTATGTCGGGCTACCAAGCGCAGTCGGTGTATGTCGGAATCGCAGGTAGTCATATTAAGAGTTTTAATTCAAATGGCATGGTTGCGGTACGTAACCAAGAAGTGACTGAAGAAGATATTCAGCGTGTGATTGATGCAGCGCGAACTCAAGCGATTCCGGGGGATCAAAAGGTGCTTCATATCTTGCCTCAAGAATACATGATTGATAGCCAAGATGGTATTCGTGAACCGGTTGGTATGTCTGGCGTTCGTCTGGAAGCAAAAGTGCATATCGTGACCGGCTCTGTTAGCGCAGCGCAAAATATCACTAAATGTGTTCAGCGTTGCGGATTAAAAGTTGAGGATATTATTCTTGAGCAGCTGGCCTCAAGTGAAGCGGTGCTTTCTGAAGATGAAAAAGAATTAGGCGTTTGTTTGGTTGATATTGGCGGTGGCACAACGGACATCGCGGTGTTTTACCAGGGCGCGATACGCCATACTTCAGTGATTGCGGTAGCGGGTGACCAGGTAACGAATGATATTGCTGTGGCTTTACGCACACCGACTCAAGCCGCGGAAGACATTAAGCGCAAATATGCCTGTGCCTTACCTCAGTTAATTGCACATGATGAAGAAATTGAAGTACCTAGTGTGGGCGACCGTCCAGCACGCTGTTTATCACGTCGTACCTTAGTCGAAGTGGTTGAACCGCGTTATGAAGAGTTATTTCAGCTAATTCATGCTGAGCTGAGACGTTCTGGATTTGAGGAAATGATTGCCGCAGGCGTGGTTTTAACGGGTGGCAGTGCGTTAGTCGAGGGAGCGGTAGAGTTGGCGGAGGAGGTATTTAATATGCCCGTTCGTCTGGGCATTCCTCATGAGGTATCAGGTTTGAAAGATGACGTCATTAATCCAGCTTATGCAACAACGGTTGGTTTGTTAATGTATGCGCGTGAACATGGGCGTTTTTCGGCAGAGTCACAAGCGAATCAGCCGCTGACCAGTCAGGTTAATGTTTTGAACCGAATGAAAGATTGGTTTAACAAAAGTTTTTAA
- the argJ gene encoding bifunctional glutamate N-acetyltransferase/amino-acid acetyltransferase ArgJ, which yields MPVGLSSALPVIHPVAGAYLGATAAKIKKNGKTDLVVIELAQGTLTAATFTTNACCAAPVTLAKAHLAKAQPRALLINSGNANAATGEPGLVNARQTCQWLADELGCQLEEVLPFSTGVIGEPLPMEKIQHGLPDALAKRKIDGWAQAMAGIMTTDIVPKMVSRVISIEGHDVVITGMAKGSGMIHPNMATMLGFVLTDAKITAALLEGCLKQAVKKSFNRITVDGDTSTNDACTLSATQQADIPLITDAQSSAYQQFAQEIESVMTELAHMIVRDGEGATKFIAIEVNGGQDEAECLKVAQAVALSPLVKTAMFASDPNWGRILAAVGRAGVENLDITKLQIFLGGVCIVRNGGRAADYTEDQGQAVMKSDEISVRIELNRGEASETVWTCDFSYDYVKINAEYRS from the coding sequence ATGCCTGTAGGTTTATCAAGCGCGTTGCCTGTTATTCATCCTGTTGCTGGTGCCTATTTAGGTGCGACAGCGGCTAAAATCAAAAAAAACGGTAAAACCGATTTGGTGGTGATTGAGCTTGCGCAAGGCACGCTCACTGCGGCCACCTTTACCACTAATGCCTGTTGCGCTGCGCCGGTGACCTTGGCCAAGGCGCATTTAGCCAAAGCGCAACCGCGTGCTTTATTGATTAATAGTGGTAATGCTAATGCCGCCACGGGTGAACCAGGCCTGGTGAATGCCAGGCAAACCTGTCAGTGGTTGGCAGATGAGCTAGGTTGTCAGTTGGAAGAAGTTTTGCCTTTTTCAACCGGTGTTATTGGTGAACCGTTGCCAATGGAAAAAATCCAGCACGGTTTGCCCGATGCCTTGGCTAAGCGCAAAATTGATGGCTGGGCGCAGGCGATGGCGGGGATTATGACCACGGATATCGTGCCTAAAATGGTGAGTCGCGTGATCTCGATTGAGGGCCATGATGTGGTGATTACGGGTATGGCAAAAGGCTCTGGCATGATTCATCCGAATATGGCGACGATGCTGGGTTTTGTGCTCACCGATGCCAAAATCACTGCGGCGCTATTAGAGGGCTGTTTAAAGCAAGCGGTCAAAAAATCCTTTAACCGTATTACGGTGGACGGTGATACCTCGACCAATGATGCCTGCACCTTAAGCGCGACACAACAGGCGGATATTCCCTTGATAACGGATGCCCAATCGAGTGCCTATCAGCAGTTTGCGCAGGAAATAGAATCGGTGATGACGGAGCTGGCGCATATGATTGTGCGCGATGGCGAAGGGGCGACTAAGTTTATCGCGATTGAAGTGAACGGCGGACAGGATGAGGCGGAGTGTTTAAAAGTCGCGCAAGCGGTGGCGCTTTCGCCCTTAGTCAAAACCGCGATGTTTGCCTCAGATCCTAACTGGGGTCGTATTCTGGCGGCGGTCGGGCGTGCGGGTGTTGAAAACTTGGATATCACCAAACTGCAGATTTTCTTGGGCGGTGTGTGTATCGTGCGCAATGGTGGCCGTGCCGCCGATTACACCGAAGACCAAGGGCAGGCGGTGATGAAGTCGGATGAAATTTCAGTACGCATCGAGCTGAATCGCGGCGAGGCCTCAGAGACGGTTTGGACCTGTGATTTTTCGTATGATTATGTCAAGATAAATGCAGAATATCGTTCCTAG
- the coaD gene encoding pantetheine-phosphate adenylyltransferase — protein sequence MSITAIYPGTFDPITCGHSDLIKRAAQFYDRLIIGVANNRNKTPLFCLDERIKLAKAACADYPNVEVIGFDCLLVEFVRQQQGQVILRGLRAVSDFEYEFQLASMNRKLAPDVETMFMTPAEQFSYISSSLVREIAALKGDISAFVHPEVAKAIQAKFA from the coding sequence ATGAGTATAACGGCGATTTACCCTGGCACGTTTGATCCGATTACCTGCGGTCATTCTGACTTAATTAAACGCGCGGCGCAGTTTTATGATCGCTTGATTATTGGGGTAGCGAATAATCGAAATAAAACCCCGTTGTTTTGTTTAGACGAGCGAATTAAATTGGCAAAAGCCGCCTGTGCGGATTATCCAAATGTTGAGGTGATTGGTTTTGATTGTTTGCTGGTTGAGTTTGTCAGGCAACAGCAAGGTCAGGTAATTTTGAGGGGGCTGCGGGCGGTATCGGATTTTGAATATGAGTTTCAATTGGCCTCAATGAATCGCAAGTTAGCCCCGGATGTAGAAACCATGTTTATGACTCCTGCCGAACAGTTTAGCTATATTTCGTCCAGTCTTGTTCGTGAGATTGCAGCGTTAAAAGGCGATATATCGGCATTTGTCCACCCAGAGGTGGCGAAAGCGATTCAAGCTAAGTTTGCTTAA
- a CDS encoding DUF6722 family protein, which translates to MNQNFKNKLADYLLDISKLVFAGVVLTTILEFDMASKWTIITIGFYASGMIALFGFLLLENK; encoded by the coding sequence ATGAATCAAAACTTCAAAAACAAACTCGCCGACTACTTGCTCGACATTTCAAAACTGGTTTTTGCGGGTGTGGTTTTGACGACTATATTGGAATTTGACATGGCATCAAAATGGACAATCATTACCATTGGTTTTTATGCCAGTGGCATGATTGCGCTTTTTGGTTTCTTATTATTGGAGAATAAATAA
- the coaE gene encoding dephospho-CoA kinase (Dephospho-CoA kinase (CoaE) performs the final step in coenzyme A biosynthesis.), whose protein sequence is MKPSSQIIGVTGGIGCGKSAVCNVFENLGYPVIDTDQVAKRLAEPEQPGLVAMIELLGKDYLTPEGTLDRKKLADAFFSQPELKQQIEAILHPLVRQTVRQQIEQLKPHHRLIFVAIPVLNQINQPEYQIDHLLLIECDEQLQIQRVQQRDQRSLAQIQQIIKQQAPRQQRQQRADSILTNNTSLQDLEQKALAWLSTKIALR, encoded by the coding sequence ATGAAACCATCTAGCCAAATTATTGGCGTGACGGGCGGGATAGGCTGTGGAAAATCCGCCGTGTGTAACGTGTTTGAAAACCTAGGTTATCCGGTGATCGATACCGACCAGGTAGCGAAAAGATTGGCCGAACCCGAGCAACCAGGCCTGGTGGCGATGATTGAACTTTTAGGCAAGGATTATTTAACCCCTGAAGGCACACTAGATCGCAAAAAACTCGCCGATGCCTTTTTCAGCCAGCCCGAGCTTAAACAGCAAATTGAAGCGATTTTACATCCGCTGGTGCGCCAAACCGTGCGCCAACAGATTGAACAACTCAAGCCCCATCATCGGTTAATTTTTGTCGCCATTCCTGTGTTGAATCAAATTAATCAACCTGAATACCAAATCGACCATCTACTGCTGATTGAATGTGATGAACAACTACAAATCCAGCGCGTTCAACAACGCGATCAACGCAGCCTAGCGCAAATCCAACAGATCATCAAACAACAAGCGCCACGCCAACAACGCCAACAACGCGCCGACTCGATCCTCACCAACAACACCAGCCTACAAGACCTAGAACAAAAAGCCCTCGCTTGGCTTTCTACTAAGATTGCGTTAAGATAA
- a CDS encoding cell division protein FtsQ/DivIB, producing the protein MAKKISGLVVFALVVSLAFYGYLQSKNTSPTVLSYTIENSLQYVSFDEVDDILYPFLAQGFWHVELGALQQAIEGIAWIASAEVQRNWPANLKIKIQEHRPIARWGEKSLVTAEGVVFQPQHLDAFNGLIRLDGDLLQVSGVLRLLNEIPQHLAPFGWTLVDLRQNIDGVLNIMLDNGLILIVDQANWSSKIQRFVRAYPLVNEKLVESAQGFDLRNTNGFAIILPSKG; encoded by the coding sequence ATGGCAAAGAAAATTAGCGGGCTAGTTGTGTTTGCTTTGGTTGTGAGTTTGGCTTTTTATGGTTATTTGCAATCAAAAAACACCTCACCGACGGTTTTGTCTTATACGATTGAAAACTCATTGCAGTATGTGAGCTTTGATGAAGTGGATGATATACTCTATCCATTTCTTGCCCAGGGTTTTTGGCATGTGGAGCTAGGCGCGTTGCAGCAGGCCATAGAGGGCATTGCTTGGATTGCTTCTGCAGAGGTGCAGCGTAATTGGCCCGCTAATTTAAAAATAAAGATTCAGGAACATCGGCCGATTGCTAGATGGGGTGAGAAAAGTTTAGTTACAGCCGAAGGTGTGGTGTTTCAGCCTCAGCACTTGGATGCATTTAATGGTTTGATCCGGCTTGATGGGGATTTGTTACAGGTATCCGGTGTCTTGCGCTTGTTAAATGAAATACCACAGCATTTAGCGCCTTTTGGTTGGACGTTGGTGGATTTACGCCAAAACATTGATGGTGTGTTGAACATCATGCTAGACAATGGCCTCATTTTAATTGTTGATCAAGCCAATTGGTCATCAAAAATTCAGCGCTTTGTGCGTGCTTATCCATTGGTTAATGAAAAACTGGTAGAATCTGCACAGGGTTTTGATTTAAGAAATACAAACGGGTTTGCAATTATTCTACCTTCAAAGGGTTAA
- a CDS encoding DciA family protein: MMKHSLEQPGLVKLFQQAQLYQALHELAQAELPANLAEHLVGVSIDQQSLICLVNNPAWASKLRFFEQNLLGCFQRNLPHLQLNQVQFKIMLDFQQANQVKRPANRPDPQSAQQMREMSKHLPDKLAQALTKLSQRALEGSD, encoded by the coding sequence ATGATGAAACATAGCTTAGAACAACCAGGCCTGGTTAAACTTTTCCAACAAGCCCAGCTTTACCAAGCCTTACATGAATTAGCGCAAGCTGAGCTCCCAGCCAATTTAGCCGAACACCTAGTTGGGGTTAGCATTGACCAGCAGAGTCTTATTTGCCTTGTCAACAACCCCGCATGGGCAAGTAAATTGCGATTTTTTGAACAGAATTTATTAGGATGTTTTCAACGAAACTTACCCCACTTGCAGCTTAACCAAGTGCAATTCAAGATAATGCTCGATTTCCAACAGGCAAACCAAGTAAAAAGACCTGCGAACCGCCCTGACCCTCAGAGCGCACAACAAATGAGAGAAATGAGTAAACATCTACCCGACAAACTTGCGCAAGCGCTGACCAAACTTAGCCAGCGTGCACTAGAAGGTTCAGATTAG
- a CDS encoding Nudix family hydrolase → MIQVAVGCLLQNNKVLIGRRLARQSFAGQWEFPGGKLEAGESAEQALIREFSEETGLQTANWQPLISYPWVHRGQGVHRDQEGQGVQAGHGDVQVQLHVFVSSSAQGELQALEGHAFEWCPLNALDQRQMLVANKGIVRALQLPDRYLISGEFHDQQDAIQRLGVALAGGIKLVQLRAKGLDKAAFIELAQAALPLCHGHGAKLMLNAKVEWLAALPQADGLHLASTEIMGLVQRPIANDKWLAVSCHNELELAKALELQADFVLLSPIKPTRSHPGVAGIGWQAFSAMAQAMPIPVYALGGLNDTDRAQAKQQGAQGIAAISGYWPQPI, encoded by the coding sequence ATGATTCAGGTTGCCGTAGGCTGTTTGTTGCAGAATAACAAGGTGTTAATTGGTCGGCGACTAGCGCGCCAGTCGTTTGCGGGCCAGTGGGAGTTTCCTGGCGGTAAACTTGAAGCAGGTGAAAGCGCTGAGCAGGCATTAATCCGCGAGTTCAGCGAAGAAACCGGATTGCAAACAGCCAATTGGCAGCCTTTAATTAGTTATCCATGGGTTCATCGGGGCCAAGGTGTTCATCGTGATCAGGAAGGGCAGGGTGTTCAGGCTGGTCATGGTGATGTTCAGGTGCAGTTACATGTGTTTGTTAGCTCAAGCGCTCAGGGCGAACTTCAAGCGCTTGAAGGTCATGCGTTTGAATGGTGTCCATTGAATGCGCTCGATCAACGTCAGATGTTGGTGGCAAATAAGGGGATTGTGCGTGCGTTGCAATTGCCAGATCGTTATTTGATTAGCGGTGAATTCCATGACCAGCAGGATGCGATTCAGCGTTTAGGAGTGGCGTTAGCCGGGGGCATTAAATTGGTGCAGCTTCGCGCTAAGGGCCTGGACAAAGCGGCGTTTATTGAACTAGCGCAGGCGGCCTTACCCCTGTGTCATGGGCATGGGGCAAAATTAATGTTAAATGCGAAGGTGGAATGGTTGGCTGCGCTGCCGCAAGCGGATGGGTTACACCTGGCTTCTACCGAAATCATGGGCCTAGTACAACGCCCGATTGCCAATGACAAGTGGCTGGCGGTATCTTGTCATAATGAATTGGAACTGGCAAAAGCCTTAGAGCTGCAAGCGGATTTTGTGTTGCTCTCGCCCATCAAGCCAACCCGTTCACATCCGGGGGTGGCGGGAATAGGGTGGCAGGCGTTTAGTGCGATGGCTCAAGCTATGCCGATACCGGTTTATGCATTAGGCGGTCTTAACGACACAGACCGAGCGCAGGCTAAACAACAGGGCGCACAAGGCATCGCCGCCATTTCGGGCTACTGGCCACAACCGATTTAG
- the rsmD gene encoding 16S rRNA (guanine(966)-N(2))-methyltransferase RsmD, whose translation MKQGKKTNRSKSDPDLGEIRIIGGEWRGRKLPVVSQSGLRPTSDRMRETLFNWLQFELPGARCLDAFAGTGALGFEALSRGAASVVFVDKNAEVVRQLTANSQLLNARNAQVFHADSQAWLSQLVLSSSYLDALDIVFIDPPFYLGLVDPFLEVLINKNVLSYANEKGRTSWLYIEQEKSLAWSARLSGFELYREKTSAQTRVGLWRPLDKLNREEL comes from the coding sequence ATGAAGCAAGGTAAAAAAACTAACAGGTCGAAATCAGACCCTGATTTGGGAGAAATTCGAATTATTGGCGGCGAGTGGCGTGGACGCAAGCTGCCTGTCGTGTCTCAAAGCGGTTTGCGCCCAACCTCCGATCGGATGCGTGAAACCTTATTTAATTGGTTGCAGTTTGAGTTACCGGGCGCTCGTTGTTTAGATGCCTTTGCAGGAACGGGAGCGTTAGGTTTTGAGGCCTTGTCACGGGGTGCGGCTTCGGTGGTGTTTGTTGATAAAAATGCAGAAGTAGTCCGCCAGTTAACGGCAAATAGTCAGCTACTTAATGCACGCAATGCGCAGGTATTTCATGCCGACAGCCAGGCCTGGTTGTCTCAGTTGGTGCTGAGTTCGAGTTACTTGGATGCTTTAGATATTGTGTTTATTGATCCACCATTTTATTTAGGTTTAGTTGATCCTTTTCTTGAGGTTTTAATCAACAAAAATGTGCTTAGCTATGCAAATGAAAAGGGTCGGACGAGTTGGTTGTATATTGAGCAAGAAAAAAGCTTGGCCTGGTCAGCTCGGTTATCTGGCTTTGAACTTTATAGGGAAAAAACCAGCGCACAAACCCGCGTCGGCCTATGGCGCCCATTGGATAAACTAAATAGAGAAGAGCTATGA